One stretch of Streptomyces peucetius DNA includes these proteins:
- a CDS encoding Uma2 family endonuclease gives MTRISAENPEMSVEDFEELARTAPEGVKLEYIAGKLRVKPVPDQLHRAMVMWLLTQCMQQRPDLLLYPEQDLRLEGYRRGRAIADGALAPIDHFVAHEAMWPNPEGVLMTVEVTSHDGDTHNRDRIEKRDGYAAAGIPVYLLIDRDTNSLLVHSEPRNGTYHLARTYSYGETVRLPSPVDITLETERLKDYTQA, from the coding sequence ATGACCCGCATCAGCGCCGAGAACCCCGAGATGTCCGTCGAGGACTTCGAGGAACTGGCACGCACTGCCCCTGAGGGCGTAAAGCTCGAGTACATCGCAGGAAAGTTGAGGGTCAAGCCCGTGCCGGACCAGCTTCACAGGGCAATGGTCATGTGGCTACTGACACAGTGCATGCAGCAACGGCCTGACCTGCTTCTTTACCCCGAACAGGACCTGCGGCTGGAGGGCTACCGCCGGGGGCGCGCCATCGCGGACGGCGCGCTGGCTCCGATCGACCACTTTGTGGCGCATGAGGCCATGTGGCCGAACCCGGAGGGCGTCCTCATGACCGTCGAGGTCACCTCACACGACGGCGACACCCACAATCGCGACCGGATCGAGAAGCGCGACGGCTACGCGGCCGCCGGGATTCCCGTCTATCTCCTCATCGATCGGGACACAAACTCGCTTCTCGTTCACAGCGAGCCCAGGAACGGCACGTACCACCTCGCCCGGACCTACTCCTACGGCGAGACCGTCCGGCTCCCCTCTCCCGTCGACATCACCCTCGAAACGGAGAGGCTCAAGGACTACACCCAGGCGTAA
- a CDS encoding MurR/RpiR family transcriptional regulator: MTNPVKEIFMGDAPAPAALAAKVRTLSPSMTRSMQRVAEAVADDPAGCAALTVTGLAELTGTSEATVVRTARLLGYPGYRDLRLALAGLAAHQESGRAPAITTDIAVDDPIADVVAKLAYDEQQTLADTAAGLDTVQLGAAVSAAATARRIDIYGVGASSLVGMDLAQKLLRIGLIAHAHADPHLAITNAVQLRSGDVAIAITHSGSTGDVIEPLRVAFDRGATTIAITGRPDGPVSQYADHVLTTSTARESELRPAAMSSRTSQLLVVDCLFIGVAQRTYESAAPALAASYEALAHRHNPRTR, encoded by the coding sequence GTGACCAATCCAGTGAAGGAAATTTTCATGGGCGACGCTCCCGCTCCTGCCGCCCTCGCGGCCAAGGTGCGCACGCTCTCGCCGTCCATGACCCGCTCCATGCAGCGGGTCGCCGAAGCCGTCGCCGACGACCCGGCCGGCTGCGCGGCCCTCACGGTCACCGGTCTCGCCGAGCTCACCGGCACCAGCGAGGCCACCGTGGTCCGTACGGCCCGGCTGCTCGGCTACCCCGGCTACCGCGACCTGCGCCTCGCGCTCGCCGGTCTCGCCGCGCACCAGGAGTCCGGGCGGGCCCCCGCCATCACCACCGACATCGCCGTCGACGACCCCATCGCGGACGTGGTCGCCAAGCTCGCCTACGACGAGCAGCAGACGCTCGCCGACACCGCCGCCGGCCTCGACACCGTCCAGCTCGGCGCGGCCGTGTCCGCCGCGGCGACGGCCCGCCGCATCGACATCTACGGCGTGGGCGCCTCCTCCCTCGTCGGCATGGACCTCGCGCAGAAGCTGCTCCGCATCGGCCTGATCGCCCACGCGCACGCGGACCCGCACCTCGCGATCACCAACGCCGTGCAGCTTCGCTCCGGCGACGTAGCCATCGCGATCACGCACTCGGGCTCCACGGGGGACGTGATCGAGCCGCTGCGGGTCGCCTTCGACCGGGGCGCGACGACGATCGCGATCACCGGCCGCCCGGACGGTCCGGTGTCGCAGTACGCCGACCACGTCCTGACCACCTCGACCGCCCGCGAGAGCGAGCTGCGGCCGGCCGCGATGTCGTCCCGGACGAGCCAGCTCCTCGTCGTCGACTGCCTGTTCATAGGCGTGGCCCAGCGTACCTACGAGTCGGCGGCCCCTGCCCTCGCCGCGTCGTACGAGGCTCTCGCGCACCGCCACAACCCCCGCACCCGCTGA
- a CDS encoding DUF397 domain-containing protein, with amino-acid sequence MKTSSHEYDLTTAVWHKSSYSDGSGGNCLEVATWRKSTYSGGEGGNCLEVADGHPDVVPVRDSKNPDGPHLAFPAVAWSAFVADLKQG; translated from the coding sequence ATGAAGACGAGCAGCCATGAGTACGACCTGACCACGGCCGTCTGGCACAAGTCCAGCTACAGCGACGGCAGCGGCGGCAACTGCCTGGAGGTCGCCACCTGGCGCAAGTCGACCTACAGCGGTGGCGAGGGCGGCAACTGCCTCGAAGTCGCGGACGGCCACCCCGACGTCGTCCCCGTCCGTGACTCCAAGAACCCCGACGGCCCCCATCTCGCCTTCCCGGCCGTCGCCTGGTCGGCCTTCGTCGCCGACCTCAAGCAGGGCTGA
- a CDS encoding serine hydrolase, with translation MVLQRPVGHRRRRAPGAVLLASLLVATGATAAGAAEPPPPPPPQLTDKQVDDAVAKLDGIVRDGMKRTGVPGVAVAVVHKDRVVHIEGFGERETGKAGAVSPDTVFQLASLSKPLASTVVAGAVGDKAIAWDDPVAKHVPHFALKDPWVTEHVTVADLFSHRSGLPDHGGDLLEDLGYDRDYILSHLRHLPLAPFRASYAYTNFGLTAAGVAVAEASNTDWEKLAEDTLYSPAGMNSTSSRFDDYEKARNKAVTHVKEGDTWKARYVRDADAQSPAGGVSSTAEDMATWMRLQLANGKLGDDRIIPAGPLTRTHEPAAVAQPPAAPTDRTGFYGLGWNVGYDDQGRLRLSHSGAFGLGANTNVTLLPAEQLGIVVLTNGEPVGLADSVAFNFYDTAQYGKPTGDWLARIGQVYQQEEQEARSPTDYGRPPPDAADAQPDNTYTGTYRNDYYGTLRVTASNGELTMELGPKPLRFPLAHYDGNTFSFMTVGENAVGRSGVMFTVDSDAKASKVRVESLDKNGLGTFTRQ, from the coding sequence ATGGTTCTCCAGCGACCTGTGGGCCACCGCCGACGCAGGGCTCCCGGGGCGGTGCTCCTGGCCTCCCTCCTCGTGGCGACCGGCGCCACCGCGGCAGGCGCGGCGGAACCCCCGCCGCCGCCCCCGCCCCAGCTGACCGACAAGCAGGTCGACGACGCGGTGGCCAAGCTCGACGGCATCGTCCGCGACGGCATGAAGAGGACGGGCGTACCGGGCGTCGCCGTCGCCGTCGTCCACAAGGACCGGGTCGTGCACATCGAGGGGTTCGGGGAGCGGGAGACCGGCAAGGCCGGTGCCGTGTCACCGGACACGGTGTTCCAACTGGCCTCCCTGTCCAAGCCGCTGGCCTCGACCGTGGTCGCCGGCGCCGTGGGCGACAAGGCGATCGCCTGGGACGACCCCGTGGCGAAGCACGTCCCGCACTTCGCGCTGAAGGACCCGTGGGTGACGGAGCACGTCACCGTCGCCGACCTCTTCTCGCACCGCAGCGGCCTGCCCGACCACGGCGGTGACCTGCTGGAGGACCTCGGTTACGACCGCGACTACATCCTGTCCCACCTGCGCCACCTGCCCCTGGCCCCGTTCCGCGCCTCGTACGCGTACACCAACTTCGGTCTCACCGCGGCCGGTGTGGCCGTGGCCGAGGCGAGCAACACCGACTGGGAGAAGCTGGCGGAGGACACGCTGTACTCGCCGGCCGGCATGAACTCCACCAGCTCCCGTTTCGACGACTACGAGAAGGCGCGCAACAAGGCGGTCACGCACGTCAAGGAGGGCGACACCTGGAAGGCCAGGTACGTACGGGACGCCGACGCCCAGTCCCCCGCGGGCGGTGTCAGCTCCACCGCCGAGGACATGGCCACCTGGATGCGCCTGCAACTCGCCAACGGCAAGCTCGGCGACGACCGGATCATCCCCGCCGGCCCGCTCACCCGCACCCACGAGCCCGCCGCCGTCGCCCAGCCCCCCGCCGCCCCGACGGACCGCACCGGCTTCTACGGCCTCGGCTGGAACGTCGGCTACGACGATCAGGGCCGGCTCCGCCTCAGCCACTCCGGCGCGTTCGGCCTCGGCGCCAACACCAACGTCACCCTGCTGCCCGCCGAACAGCTCGGCATCGTGGTCCTCACCAACGGTGAACCGGTGGGCCTCGCGGACTCCGTCGCATTCAACTTCTACGACACGGCCCAGTACGGGAAGCCGACCGGCGACTGGCTCGCCAGGATCGGCCAGGTCTACCAGCAGGAGGAGCAGGAGGCCCGCTCCCCCACCGACTACGGCAGGCCGCCGCCCGACGCCGCCGACGCACAGCCCGACAACACGTACACGGGCACGTACCGCAACGACTACTACGGCACCCTCAGGGTCACCGCCTCGAACGGCGAGCTGACCATGGAACTCGGCCCGAAACCCCTGCGGTTCCCCCTCGCCCACTACGACGGCAACACCTTCAGCTTCATGACAGTGGGCGAGAACGCGGTCGGCCGCTCCGGGGTCATGTTCACCGTCGACTCGGACGCCAAGGCGTCGAAGGTCCGCGTCGAGAGCCTCGACAAGAACGGCCTCGGCACCTTCACCCGCCAGTAG
- a CDS encoding prolyl oligopeptidase family serine peptidase: protein MDAVDTPLWEQRFRASRHTLPAWAKSSPERCVFVSDRSGNAQVYCWDRTAGTLRQVTHRPSGAQHCAVEASGEAVWWFADTEGDERGQWMRQPFGGGPDEPAVRDLKPYWPAGLALGLRGHNLLGHSTEHGTDVSLVLPGGASRRLYRHEEPAYAVDLSRDLTLAVIAHSERGDLWEPGVRVLTTDGDAVADLEGEAVGFSPVPGDNRLLVLQPRQDRWEPVIHDPRTGESVALDLGLPGETSVEWSQDATSLLVVHDHQARSQAFRYDLAARELTRLEIPDGTIEHARTRPGGDVWFQWSDSAHPPVFRALDSDPRFPATSRPPQTALARDIWVDGPGGRVHALLSLPRTGTEPHPAVFLLHGGPDEHDRDAFDPEAAAWTDEGFAVVRVNYRGSTGYGRAWTEALRSRVGHTELEDVTAVRQWAVDQRIVDPGRLVLAGWSWGGYLTLLGLGTRPDDWTVGLAGAPVADCAGAHEQAMDDIKALDRTLFGGTPEEVPEIYRDASPATYADAVSAPVFICAGVNDARCPIDQARAYADRLEARGLPVEFHAMEGGHSVTAVEERVTVFRRQMEFTRTHINAVRRLA from the coding sequence ATGGACGCCGTGGACACACCGCTGTGGGAACAGCGCTTCCGGGCCTCCCGCCACACGCTCCCCGCCTGGGCCAAGAGCTCCCCGGAGCGCTGCGTGTTCGTCAGCGACCGCTCCGGCAACGCCCAGGTCTACTGCTGGGACCGCACGGCCGGCACGCTGCGGCAGGTCACCCATCGCCCCTCCGGCGCCCAGCACTGCGCCGTCGAGGCGTCCGGTGAGGCCGTGTGGTGGTTCGCCGACACCGAAGGCGACGAACGCGGCCAGTGGATGCGGCAGCCGTTCGGCGGAGGCCCCGACGAGCCCGCCGTACGTGATCTGAAGCCGTACTGGCCCGCGGGACTCGCCCTCGGCCTGCGCGGACACAACCTGCTCGGCCACTCCACCGAGCACGGCACCGATGTCTCCCTCGTGCTGCCCGGCGGCGCGTCCCGCCGCCTCTACCGGCACGAGGAACCCGCGTACGCCGTCGACCTGTCCCGCGACCTCACGCTTGCCGTCATCGCGCACAGCGAGCGCGGCGACCTGTGGGAGCCGGGCGTGCGCGTCCTCACCACGGACGGCGACGCCGTCGCCGACCTCGAGGGCGAGGCCGTCGGCTTCTCCCCGGTCCCCGGCGACAACCGGCTGCTGGTCCTCCAGCCGCGCCAGGACCGCTGGGAGCCCGTCATCCACGACCCGCGCACCGGCGAGAGCGTCGCCCTCGACCTCGGTCTGCCCGGGGAGACGTCCGTCGAATGGTCGCAGGACGCCACCTCCCTGCTGGTCGTCCACGACCATCAGGCCCGCTCCCAGGCCTTCAGATACGACCTGGCCGCCCGCGAGCTGACCCGGCTGGAGATCCCCGACGGCACCATCGAACACGCCCGTACCCGGCCCGGTGGCGATGTCTGGTTCCAGTGGTCCGACTCCGCGCACCCGCCGGTCTTCCGGGCCCTCGACAGCGATCCGCGGTTTCCCGCCACCAGCCGTCCGCCGCAGACCGCGCTCGCCCGCGACATATGGGTCGACGGCCCCGGCGGCCGCGTCCACGCGCTGCTGAGCCTGCCCCGTACGGGTACCGAGCCGCACCCCGCGGTGTTCCTGCTCCACGGCGGGCCCGACGAACACGACCGGGACGCCTTCGATCCCGAGGCCGCGGCCTGGACGGACGAGGGATTCGCAGTCGTACGCGTCAACTACCGCGGCTCGACCGGCTACGGGCGCGCGTGGACGGAGGCCCTGCGGAGCCGCGTCGGCCACACCGAACTCGAGGACGTCACCGCGGTACGGCAGTGGGCAGTCGACCAGCGGATCGTCGACCCCGGCCGTCTCGTACTGGCCGGCTGGTCCTGGGGCGGCTATCTGACCCTGCTTGGCCTCGGCACCCGGCCGGACGACTGGACCGTCGGCCTGGCCGGCGCTCCGGTCGCCGACTGCGCCGGTGCCCACGAGCAGGCCATGGACGACATCAAGGCACTCGACCGCACTCTCTTCGGCGGCACACCGGAGGAAGTCCCCGAGATCTACCGCGACGCCTCGCCCGCCACCTACGCCGACGCCGTCAGTGCACCGGTCTTCATCTGCGCCGGCGTCAACGACGCGCGCTGCCCCATCGACCAGGCCCGCGCCTACGCCGACCGCCTCGAAGCCCGCGGCCTGCCCGTCGAGTTCCACGCCATGGAGGGGGGCCACAGCGTGACGGCCGTCGAGGAACGCGTCACGGTCTTCCGCCGCCAGATGGAGTTCACCCGCACGCACATCAACGCTGTCAGGAGGCTCGCATGA
- a CDS encoding MFS transporter, producing the protein MNRPLDPRAARRRFVAVTFLFWLPVGLYIPSQVLLLTERGMSLAVVAGLFAVHSVTVSVLELPTGGLSDVVGRRAVLAAAGLLNLSALTVMALGTTVWALAVAMFLMGSGRALSSGPAEAWYVDTVQAHSGPGAELRTGLARGNTASAAALAAGTLLGGALPLLLGLGTDPGARLADATGGLVLPLSVPGLLGAAVGVGYVAYVLTALPEPPRPPATLRGVLRGVPATMLGGLRLGVTEPLVRRVLLTAAAAGAALATVELLTPGRAARLTGAPESGAVLYASLACAGFLCTAVGSHCAPPAARLTGSGEHAVLAALGVSTTGLALLGVTAAWDGGTAPLVLAAVGYGLVYLGLGAAGPNENDLLHRRVDSTVRATALSVKSLALQSVAALTGLVAGSLPIGPLPWLVGATALLLGALLWIRRAKPVPAAAPAVSGLTATESVPGR; encoded by the coding sequence GTGAACCGGCCGCTGGACCCGCGTGCGGCCCGCCGCCGCTTCGTCGCCGTCACGTTCCTCTTCTGGCTGCCCGTCGGGCTCTACATCCCGTCCCAGGTGCTGCTGCTGACCGAACGCGGTATGAGCCTCGCCGTCGTCGCCGGGCTCTTCGCCGTCCACTCGGTGACCGTGTCCGTCCTGGAGCTGCCGACCGGCGGCCTGTCCGACGTCGTCGGCCGCCGCGCCGTGCTGGCCGCCGCGGGCCTGCTCAACCTCTCCGCGCTGACCGTGATGGCGCTCGGCACCACCGTCTGGGCCCTGGCCGTCGCCATGTTCCTGATGGGCTCCGGCCGCGCGCTGTCCAGCGGCCCGGCGGAGGCCTGGTACGTCGACACCGTCCAGGCCCACTCCGGTCCCGGCGCCGAACTGCGCACCGGCCTGGCCCGCGGCAACACCGCGTCCGCCGCCGCGCTCGCCGCGGGCACGCTCCTCGGCGGCGCCCTGCCGCTCCTGCTGGGCCTCGGCACGGACCCCGGCGCCCGGCTGGCCGACGCCACCGGCGGCCTCGTACTGCCGCTGTCGGTCCCCGGCCTGCTCGGCGCGGCCGTCGGCGTCGGCTATGTCGCGTACGTGCTGACCGCCCTGCCCGAGCCGCCCCGGCCGCCCGCCACGCTGCGCGGGGTGCTGCGCGGTGTCCCGGCGACGATGCTGGGCGGGCTGCGGCTCGGCGTCACCGAGCCGCTGGTCCGCCGGGTCCTGCTGACGGCGGCCGCCGCCGGCGCGGCGCTCGCCACCGTCGAGCTCCTCACCCCGGGCCGGGCCGCCCGGCTCACCGGCGCACCGGAGTCCGGCGCCGTGCTGTACGCCTCCCTCGCCTGCGCCGGTTTCCTGTGCACGGCGGTCGGCAGCCACTGCGCGCCGCCGGCGGCCCGGCTGACGGGCAGCGGCGAACACGCGGTGCTGGCCGCCCTCGGCGTGAGCACAACGGGGCTCGCGCTGCTCGGCGTGACGGCCGCCTGGGACGGCGGCACCGCCCCGCTGGTCCTTGCCGCCGTCGGCTACGGCCTGGTCTACCTCGGCCTGGGCGCCGCCGGCCCGAACGAGAACGACCTGCTGCACCGCCGCGTCGACAGCACGGTCCGCGCGACGGCCCTGTCGGTGAAGTCGCTCGCCCTCCAGTCGGTCGCCGCGCTGACCGGCCTCGTCGCCGGCTCCCTCCCGATCGGCCCGCTGCCGTGGCTGGTGGGTGCCACCGCCCTGCTGCTGGGCGCGCTCCTGTGGATCCGCCGGGCGAAGCCGGTCCCGGCTGCCGCTCCGGCCGTGTCCGGGCTCACCGCGACAGAGTCGGTGCCCGGGCGTTGA
- a CDS encoding DUF4031 domain-containing protein: MTLYIDPPTWPGHGRMWSHLVSDVSFEELHTFAARIGCPPRAFERDHYDVPSHRYADAVAAGAVEVGAKELVRRLTAAGLRRPKGRPA, translated from the coding sequence GTGACGCTCTACATCGACCCGCCGACCTGGCCGGGCCATGGGCGCATGTGGTCACACCTGGTCAGTGACGTGTCGTTCGAGGAGCTCCACACCTTCGCCGCACGCATCGGCTGTCCGCCGCGCGCCTTCGAGCGCGACCACTACGACGTCCCTTCCCACCGCTACGCGGACGCCGTGGCGGCGGGTGCGGTGGAGGTCGGCGCGAAGGAGCTGGTGCGCCGGCTGACGGCCGCGGGGCTGCGCAGGCCGAAGGGCCGGCCCGCTTAG
- a CDS encoding type II toxin-antitoxin system VapB family antitoxin — MALTHIDIDDEALETAKRLGGHRTKTAAVAKALEEYNKRLLRAAAYKKYFEIAQDWDIEAAEAAHKADKETFGR, encoded by the coding sequence ATGGCTCTGACCCACATCGACATCGACGACGAGGCCCTGGAGACCGCCAAGCGTCTGGGAGGCCACCGCACCAAGACCGCTGCCGTCGCGAAGGCGCTGGAGGAGTACAACAAGCGCCTGTTGCGCGCCGCCGCGTACAAGAAGTATTTCGAGATCGCCCAGGACTGGGACATCGAGGCCGCCGAAGCCGCCCACAAGGCCGACAAGGAGACCTTCGGCCGGTGA
- a CDS encoding helix-turn-helix domain-containing protein: MPGPKDLDPSTSPRALLGAELRHARIKAGLTQDELGEPLFVSGSYIGQMEAGTRRILPEHAARLDEALGTDDFFTRNCEVSNKSRYPDHFAEAAEAEATAETIKEYAPLLVPGLLQTEAYARAVFRAYQPTATDEVIAELVEARLDRAHLLADPTTPLLWAVLDEAVLRREVGGPAVMAGALRHVAGLARRHRIIVQVLPFAAGAHASMNGALRLMSFPDAPPLAYLEVLATGQLEDDPATVARYQLSYDLVRASALSPESSLALIESVAEDYAHEDEQP, encoded by the coding sequence ATGCCCGGACCCAAGGACCTCGACCCGTCGACCTCACCACGCGCACTGCTCGGCGCGGAGCTGCGCCACGCCCGTATAAAGGCCGGTCTCACACAGGACGAGCTGGGCGAACCCCTGTTCGTCAGCGGTTCGTACATCGGCCAGATGGAAGCCGGCACCCGCCGCATCCTCCCCGAGCACGCGGCCCGCCTCGACGAGGCCCTGGGCACGGACGACTTCTTCACCCGCAACTGCGAGGTGTCCAACAAGTCCCGCTACCCGGACCACTTCGCCGAGGCGGCGGAGGCGGAAGCGACGGCGGAGACCATCAAGGAGTACGCGCCGCTGCTCGTCCCCGGCCTGCTCCAGACGGAGGCGTACGCACGAGCGGTGTTCCGTGCCTACCAGCCGACGGCGACGGACGAGGTCATCGCCGAACTCGTGGAGGCGAGGCTCGACCGCGCCCACCTGCTGGCCGATCCAACAACGCCGTTGTTGTGGGCCGTGCTCGACGAGGCCGTGTTACGGAGGGAGGTGGGCGGCCCGGCGGTGATGGCCGGGGCACTGCGCCATGTGGCAGGCCTGGCGCGGCGGCACCGGATCATCGTGCAGGTCCTGCCGTTCGCGGCGGGCGCGCACGCGTCGATGAACGGCGCTCTCAGACTGATGTCCTTCCCGGACGCACCCCCGCTCGCCTACCTCGAAGTCCTTGCAACGGGCCAGTTGGAGGACGATCCGGCCACGGTCGCCCGATACCAACTGTCCTACGATCTGGTCAGGGCCAGCGCACTGTCGCCGGAATCGTCCTTGGCCCTGATCGAGTCAGTGGCGGAGGATTACGCGCATGAAGACGAGCAGCCATGA
- a CDS encoding PIN domain-containing protein: MNVYLLDSSALWRMLRERSLHTTWQDTVLEGDVRSCYPQRVEFLRSARDAKEYEAYSAMFAELYDDVPVPKSAAHWVGGLQTRAAPHGAHHALSAVDLQICSTAAHHGLIVLHDDRDFVTAARFAVELQQHNVHDGPR, encoded by the coding sequence GTGAACGTCTATCTGCTCGACTCGTCAGCCCTGTGGCGCATGCTGCGCGAAAGGTCCCTGCACACGACATGGCAGGACACTGTCCTGGAGGGCGACGTTCGTTCCTGCTATCCGCAGCGCGTGGAGTTCCTGCGCTCGGCGCGGGACGCGAAGGAGTACGAGGCGTACAGCGCGATGTTCGCCGAACTGTACGACGACGTCCCCGTGCCGAAGAGCGCCGCGCACTGGGTCGGGGGCCTCCAGACACGAGCCGCCCCGCACGGAGCGCACCACGCGCTCTCGGCGGTCGATCTCCAGATCTGCTCGACTGCTGCCCACCACGGATTGATCGTCCTGCACGACGACCGGGACTTCGTGACCGCAGCACGTTTCGCGGTCGAGTTGCAGCAGCACAACGTGCACGACGGCCCGCGCTGA
- a CDS encoding ArsR/SmtB family transcription factor, translating to MPDKIRSPQPSGYSSRDLDPGKDAAALKALTHPLRIRMLGMLRMEGPATASELAARTGESSASTSYHLRVLAKYAFIEEAAHRDGRERRWQAVHEVTSWSNAAMTGSVEARAFVDVSRRAQLDHLERSLVRHQEDLAAGRLGDEWLEPSGFTDLVARLTPEAVTELWETFNRAVAELAARDEGDPRAEQVVLFAAGLAVHVESRAGKQTGNQAEDRAGNQTHAQAEDRAEDRS from the coding sequence GTGCCCGACAAGATCCGCTCTCCCCAGCCCTCCGGCTACAGCAGCCGCGACCTCGACCCCGGCAAGGACGCCGCCGCCCTCAAGGCGCTGACGCACCCCCTGCGCATCCGCATGCTGGGCATGCTCCGCATGGAAGGCCCGGCCACCGCCAGCGAACTGGCCGCCAGGACGGGCGAGTCGTCCGCGTCGACCAGCTACCACCTGCGGGTACTGGCCAAGTACGCGTTCATCGAGGAGGCCGCGCACCGCGACGGCCGCGAACGGCGCTGGCAGGCGGTGCACGAGGTCACCAGCTGGAGCAACGCCGCGATGACCGGCTCCGTCGAGGCCCGGGCGTTCGTCGACGTCTCGCGCCGCGCCCAGCTCGACCACCTGGAACGGTCCCTCGTCCGCCACCAGGAGGACCTGGCGGCCGGCCGCCTCGGTGACGAATGGCTGGAGCCCTCCGGCTTCACCGACCTGGTGGCACGGCTGACCCCCGAGGCCGTCACGGAGCTGTGGGAGACCTTCAACCGCGCCGTGGCCGAGCTCGCCGCCCGCGACGAGGGCGACCCGCGCGCCGAGCAGGTCGTGCTCTTCGCCGCCGGCCTCGCGGTCCACGTGGAGAGCCGCGCGGGAAAACAGACGGGAAACCAGGCGGAGGACCGGGCGGGAAACCAGACGCACGCGCAGGCGGAGGACCGGGCGGAGGACCGCTCGTGA
- the murQ gene encoding N-acetylmuramic acid 6-phosphate etherase, protein MTSTYGELRAQLASLTTEAFRPELADIDRLPTLEIARIMNGEDESVPAAVAAQLPAIAAAIDATAERMAGGGRLVYAGAGTAGRLGVLDASECPPTFNTDPSEIVGLIAGGPTAMLRAVEGAEDSKELAAADLDGLKLTADDTVVGISASGRTPYAVGAVEHARGLGALTIGLSCNADSALAAAADHGIEVVTGPELLTGSTRLKAGTAQKLVLNMISTITMIRLGKTYGNLMVDVRASNDKLHARSRRIVALATGASDEEIESALEATDGEVKTAILVILGGVDAPTASTLLSRANGNLRAALEDGQAAPTRAPEPGGPALP, encoded by the coding sequence ATGACCTCCACGTACGGTGAACTCCGCGCCCAGTTGGCCAGTTTGACCACCGAGGCGTTCCGGCCCGAGCTCGCCGACATCGACCGGCTGCCGACACTCGAGATTGCCCGCATCATGAACGGCGAGGACGAGTCCGTTCCGGCCGCCGTCGCCGCGCAACTGCCGGCCATCGCCGCCGCGATCGACGCCACCGCCGAGCGCATGGCCGGCGGCGGCCGGCTGGTCTACGCGGGGGCCGGCACGGCGGGCCGGCTCGGCGTCCTGGACGCCAGCGAGTGCCCGCCCACCTTCAACACCGACCCGTCGGAGATCGTCGGCCTGATCGCGGGCGGCCCGACCGCCATGCTCAGGGCCGTGGAGGGCGCGGAGGACAGCAAGGAGCTGGCCGCCGCGGACCTGGACGGCCTGAAGCTGACCGCGGACGACACGGTGGTCGGCATCTCCGCGTCCGGCCGCACGCCGTACGCGGTCGGCGCGGTGGAACACGCCCGCGGCCTGGGCGCGCTCACCATCGGCCTGTCCTGCAACGCGGACAGCGCGCTCGCCGCCGCCGCGGACCACGGGATCGAGGTCGTCACCGGCCCCGAACTCCTCACCGGCTCCACCCGGTTGAAGGCGGGCACGGCACAGAAGCTGGTGCTCAACATGATCTCGACGATCACGATGATCCGCCTCGGCAAGACCTACGGAAACCTGATGGTCGACGTCCGCGCCTCCAACGACAAGCTCCACGCCAGGTCCCGCCGGATCGTGGCACTGGCGACGGGCGCGTCGGACGAGGAGATCGAGTCGGCGCTGGAGGCGACGGACGGCGAGGTGAAGACCGCGATCCTGGTCATCCTCGGCGGCGTCGACGCCCCGACGGCATCCACTCTCCTGTCCCGGGCCAACGGCAATCTCCGCGCCGCACTGGAGGATGGCCAGGCCGCGCCCACCCGCGCCCCGGAGCCCGGCGGGCCCGCTCTTCCCTGA